The following nucleotide sequence is from Drosophila takahashii strain IR98-3 E-12201 chromosome 3L, DtakHiC1v2, whole genome shotgun sequence.
TAAATCCACTGGGAGAGCTCCTCAATCCCGGGAATAATGACAAAGCAACTGCCTCCACGGcggaggaagaagaagaagtagAGGAGATGTGTGCTTTATGGGAGGTCAGCTAAAAATGCATCAtcatgaaataaaatcaagtgCATTTATTTAGCTCACAGGAAAAAATGGGAGGGAAAAAGGGGGTGCTGTTAGAAATGCCCCCTAAAAAACGCCCCTTTTAACAGCTGCCATGTGAGTGGGCGTTTGGAGGCGGTTGAAGgcgtgggggcgtggcaagatGAATGATTCAGGCGAATGGCCGCCGTATGTTACACAGTTTCGACTTCCATTTAGTTGCCAGTTTAAATACACACGGGATGTGAGGGCCAAAAAATGTTTGGGCCTTCTTTTGTTCGAGGCAAGTCAAGGATATAAAAAGGATGTTTTTCGGTGGGTGGTGCAGTATTTTTTATGACCCCTCCATCTCCATCCCGCAAGAGAACTTTCAATGGCTGCTGCGAAGGCAGCGACTTTATGCCTGATGGATGGACACTTTGAAAGAAGTGAAATGTGGCTTAGGCCTTGAGAAGGTTTTCAGCTGCAGCAACATTAAATTGAAGCGAAAACGCCAACGGAAGCTGAAGTGTGCAAAATAGAAAAGGAATTTGCTGAAAAGGTTTTTGAACGTTTGACAGCGAATCTTTGAATGGAAAACTACAGGAGGCGATCTTAAGGATCGTTAAGAAAATGTACAACAATTTAAGATATTTTGGACGGAGAAAtagtaaagaaaaaattatattcacaTCCATGGagtcaatacattttttctcaattttttaatatttaaaaaaatattttataaattttttatgaaaaagtattaaaatatttgtaaaaaaaattaaaatatttacgaataacattaaaaaatctatttaaaatatttatacaacaaaactaaaagaagTTAATAGAAATTTATAGAAACGAAACACTTAAAAATACCCATTTATTCTTTTGAAGATCCAttcgaaaattaattttaattttttgtgagaagatgaaaaattttaagttttataaattataaatcttaattaaataattcgtATTTTTCTCAGGTGTCTTCGTTTCACTTAAAATTCCCCTATTTTCGCAGCTCTTTTTTCCTGCATTAACTATTTTCCACAACGTCTCTTTTATGTTTGGCCGACATTTATCTCCACTGACCTCCGGACAgaaattgtaaacaaaatttgcgCCATTAAGAAAATGAAATCAAGAATATTTTCATGAAGACCCGAAAGCTGGCATGTGTGAGCCATAAAATGGTAGACTGTCTCTGCGCCTGGGAAATTTGTTGTGTTCTCATATTTTTGCGTCGACTGccgaaaaaacatttttgagaaTTATGGAAAGAAAGCAAAGGAATCTGAGTAGACAGAGCAAAATGCACAAACATGTGCTTAAAGGGGGGAAAAACAACGGGAAGAGCAACTTTTAGACACATGCAGTAATAAatgaaacaaattaattaaaagtgtgcAACGGGTCGGCtgcgaaataaatgaaaagcgAGTGGAAAAGTtgttctctctcttttttttcagattttttctATTGTTGTGTGCGGATGCGAATGCTGTTGCTCTCGAGGCATGATAAATTATGCAGCCATCAccttatttaaaatgaagaTTAATTTAAGTACTGCCAAATgcttttcctcctcctcctcctgcaatTTTTCCAGACTTTTCACCCATTTTGAGAAATTGTTTGTGTGGCGAGCCAAACAAATGGCAAAGGATGTGATTCTCTGAGTGAGATTGCAAATGGATGTGAGGATTCTTTGGGGGAAGTGCAGGCAATGATATGCAAATCAGACATTATACAATAGAATATTTAACTACAAAGGCATTGTTGTTTGTTGCACATAGTTTCGCTTTGTCCCAATACGTTGGTTAACTCAATTATTAATGGATGCAGTGGTtgcatattattttgttttttttttctatattttaaattgctaACGTTAGCTAACCATtcaaacttttggcacctgtCAAATaggaaatataataaaatatatttattgcttTGTGTCAATAGCcaatcaaatgaaataaaaagtgTTTATGTGAAaggatttaaaatgttttggcagCTGCAAATGTTTGTTCCACATTTAATCATGCAATTTATGAGTTCTGCCTgttcaatattaaaatcaaacacTTTACCCCTTTGAATTTAATGGATAcaattttggtttaatttataagtttgTAAGTTTAAAAAGCTCTTCATTGcctcattaatatttaattttgcttttttttcagcagtttatatacaaaaagtcatacaaaaataaaataacagtcacttagataaaattaattaacaaaatcgATTTATTTGGGGACTCCAAAATCGTTGACATGTGCAGTAATTGGTTTCACCTATTTTCCCCAACAAGAGAGGTTTTTATGCACCTGTCAGGAGTTTTAAAATCCTCCAGTAGGTGAAAAAGGAAATGCTCTTTGATAATATTATTCcaccatttaaaatgtattttttacagCTATAAATTCCCCTAAAAagtcattaaattattttatacaagttttcatatttttacgaAAACACTTTACCACCAACTTATGACAACAATCTGTAAATAATATTCCCCCGTTTGAGTGCTCTTTGGACTTGTCAAAAGCCCCATAAAATCGATTTATTTAAGGCTATCCCGAAATTCGTTGACACGTGAAGTGAGTGGCTTCACCTATTCCCCATTGGTAAGGATGCATTTTGCACCTGACAGTGGAAATCCTGCGCTTTTTCCCCGCATTTTCCCGCGTTTCCCAGCTCAACCCACCGTGGAAATTGAATTCTCCGTAAATACCACGAAAATCTTGCTTCggatttcttgtttttctgtccgtctgtctgatGATAACTTGCCGCCGGCTACGGCAGCTGGTGAATTTTACCAGGATGCGAGGATGCGAGGTTCGCAAGGATGTTTCGCCGGGGTTTTTGGGGACATGCCGCACGACGGCCCGGCCTACATAAATATGCATATGCTCCACAAACATTTGCCAAGTTGTATGCGATGGGTGGTGGTTTGCCCCGAAAATTCATGCGAAAACTGCTGACATTTTCGAAAATAAATGCAACGTCAGAAATATTGCACATGCATGCAAATACGCGTCAGGCGGCAGCGtgataaatatacaaatccCAGTCAGCTTTCGCCGGTTAGACATCCGTTTAATTGAGTCAACATAGCGTAGCTCAGCGGAAGATTCATGGGGAAGGAGGTGGATTCCCGAGGAGGATTCctgaggaggagctgcagaaAGGGGGCGTCAAATTAACGCTGTCAACTTTTCGCAGCGTGCAcagaaaacattaaaaactaatttatggATTTGCAAGCCAACTCCCGCGTTGATTTATGTACACTCAACGAATAGGAAGGAAAAACTAGAAGCCAAAGTTGGGCAaagaacaaatattaaaagtccATTTGGCAGTCACGTTTTCTACTTCTGATAAATGAATTCAAAATGCTCCCTTTACTTAGCCAACTTTTTGGGACAAATTATGCGTTTTGAATTttacaactttttaatttttgttttaataattaaatgttatttaaatatatttatattgttaaatatttatttcggtacaacttttaattttgatttgaatattataaattttaaacagctttatgattattttgatggcaaaaatgttttaggtcataattttaagttttttgtttaaatatgaattgaaagaaataaattgctgataaattaatgaattaaaattcaattcgcATTTTTAGCTTTCATAACatgaaaaaccttttaaaaatgttcatagaattttaaatgtaactttactttttggtttaaagtttTACGATATTAATAGATAAtagatattaatattaagttgGATTCCTAAGAAATTTTCgggatatatttttctttatttacatttttatgtgAAGACCTCCTCCCGAAGCTAATGGATTACTTACAGCGTTTGGGTATCCTGGGGCACTTTGGGCACGGCGTTGAGTTTGGCGCGGATGCAGCGCACGGTTCGCTCCAGGCAGTTGCATCCGGTGGGGCAGTAGGCGGACTGGACTCCTCCGGAATAGAGGAGGACCAGgccgagcagctgcagcaggagcagcggaTATCGCATTTCGAGGGCAGTCAAAACTCACGCACTTCTCACCAAAAtggatattattattatttcaagaACTGTTCAAGGCAAAACAACGTCGCGACGATAATCGCCTTCCACGGGCGGAAGTTTCAACCACTCGCTTATCCACTGGCTGTTTATCACCGAATGTGGTCCCTAAAACACTGTGTTCTCCAGTGCGGCTTACATATCGCACACAAAACTCACACAGCTACACAAAGAGAAAGCCAAGAGATATCAGTTGGTATCGTAAATAATTTGATCTGATTTAGCATGAAGTCCTATTaaacttgaaaatattttgatgtgCTCCGATAATGTGTTAAAGgtcattaatttattttaagacatttttaagattttatatgtaattaaataataactatttaaaaaaatcactgtttttgccacatttgtaataaatgtgtattaaaaaaaaatccagttTATGAAACTAATTTTTGGGATATTTgaaaaagcaatttaaataatcatgATAAAGGTTTTTTACTAATAAAAGTATAAGTGTTGCCTTGATCATTATTTATGCTatgatacatttttaattttttaaatatttgaataaagaTCTAAACAGAATAggaaatatgaaattaaagttatatttttaaatttttcacaggtttaaatttaattattaaaagtaaagttgttgtttttaagcagtaacattttttaagtatttttgatTAACGTCTGGCAAagttatgtataaaaaatatttttaagattatttgtattgcatttaaaaattcactGGTATTTTGATTTGAGttcacaaaatttgaaaatgtctTCTCTTATTTGCTTtgaaaaattaccaaaaaatgtCAACGATTTAACTGATATTTTCTCTCAGGGCCTCCgcgaaatgtttaattttagaacgctattttgttattaaacGAGTCCGGGGAATTTCCGAATTTTCGACCGAGTGAAGTGAACTGCACGCGCCAAATGCCGACTAGCATCTGAGCGCCGaggaactgaaaactgaaaagcgGAATATGAACCGAGTCGCCGAGTTGCACTTCGGCAGAGGCGGAGGCAGAATCACAGGCGGCAGCAGGGGCAGAGGACTCCGTGCCGGATGCAGACTGTGATAACATTTTCCTGAGGCTGAGGCACTGGGTTCTTTGGGTTCTCAAGAGTTCTCGATATTAGTTGGCCGGCAGCATGTGATTTTTAAGCCTATATGAGGCCTGCATGGGACGGATGGATGGCGCTATATCCCATATggtatatactatatactacCTATATCGCATATCGTATCAAGGCCGAAACACTTGTGTGTTGCACCGGCATTTTCAATGTATTTTCAATGCGGACGCAAAGcgagcaaaacaaaacacaacaaGCATACGCCACGTTGCACTTGCACAGCATCAAATGCTCTGCCATCCTCATTTTTAATGCATGAGTGGGGTGGCGGTCCTTCATCCCTCATCCCTGCTACACTCCATTTGTTTTTCTATCCATAGAGCGGTGAGGGGAGGGGGGTTCCGATAGGGGGCGTGAAGTCATAGAGGGTCTCTGCACATCCGAAACTGCTCGCTTAAGCGGTCGGTGATAAGACgcgaaatcaaatttaaaagctatcaatttgatattagttCGGGGACCGGCGAAAACCCTTTGGGGGGGAGCGAAGCGCATTCAAAGCGTGCCAGAATGCAGAAAACGGAGTTTCATTTTTGTTTCCGAGCGGGATTCCCCCACAGAGAAAGAATAAtagaagatattttaaatattttacatactAAAAGCTTTCGATTTTATATTGATGTTTGATAAGCGTAatttggttaattaaaaagcatTTATTATGTAGATAATATTATGCATTATAGATCATATATGAAGAGATATCACATCTTGTGTATTAcaatttatggatttatattaatgtattaaaatataggtacatattgtttttataaaaatataactttatttttgtatgcaaacagatttaaattgttatatttttggttttccatttatatttttaatacatttctacaaatatttttaggtatatggaaaaagtaaaatataaatataagaatTTATGTTTATAGTAAAGGTTAAAGGATTTATGTAATCTAGTAATTTTtcagaataaataaatcaatttttgtcaCTGTAtcctatttgtttttttttcgaacatATGCTGCAGCTCATAAAATTTCTCCGTTTTGCTGCAGTTTTCATTTTGCCTCTATTTTTCGGCAGCACTTTTTTGGTTAGCTGTCGAAGTTTTGAAATCAATTTGCAGATGATTTATTATGTTCCATAGGAGGAGGGGGGTCGGTAAAGGGGATCAAATGGGGAGGAAGCTGTGCATACGACATCGCAAAATGACGTTGATGAATGCCGCTGTGTATTGTTTTGCTGTCAGTTGCGATCAAATTTCTGTTTCGGGGCATCGAATTCCAGGTGAAGCGGAAAATTTGCAAGTTATGCGACAGTTTTATGCGCCCACTTTTTCGATTGGCCAAAAAAGGAAGCGAAAGGAAGTACAAATCTATTCGCAAATTGATTGCATGTCTGGGGAAAATAGATTTTCTCGAGGAATATTTCAGTTGGGCAggggaaacaaatttatttaatgataaattcaatgaatttttttagtttttgatacttaaattattttaattttcttttttttaatttcgaacAATAAACCGTAACAATCAGTTCTTTTTGcccattatttaatttaatttaaattttggcgCCCCCGAAGCGCCAGTCCACAGGGTGTTTCAAAGCTGGTCTACAGGGTGCTTCCACTTTGGAAATAAACTTAAGAAGGTTCTATCGAATTATCGGCGCCATTTAACCATCTCTAGCACAGCTGTTGGTTATCGCTGTTATCGAtagcaaacaaacaataaaaacatgggctttaaaataataataaagcaagcttatatttaaaatttacaactaATAGAATTGGACTTACTAAATATATTCATTATTCTTTGTACTCTCTGTGTTTTTACAAAAGTGTTGTTAAGGCGCGTTAGCCAACACAGTTCGATAAACAGAtgtttttcgtttgccttATCAAAtagaaattgtatttttgcGAGCCGAAAAGTGCAATGTTTAGCAGCTGAATACTTACTGATATGTCCAAGCGCAACCAAATATCGTACGTTAAGCCGCAGGAACCGAGTTTTTTGAGGAAATTAAAGGAGGAGATTGGCTACAAAGAAGGACCCAGCATAGAAACCAAGGTGAGTTTTCTGGTTTCGAAAAGGGGGGAGAAATCTGTAATCCGGGCGGAATTGTAATGTAAATCCCGTAATAGCGCCAGCGTTTGGAGACCGACCAGGAGGATTACGATTCTGGGGAGGATTCCCGGCCGGAAAGGGAGGACGAACTGCCGCAGGTGGTGGTCCTCAAGCCAGGAGATCTCTCCGCCGAAGAGGCCAAAACGGAGAAACTGTTGGCCGCCAAAGGTCGGTACATActtacgtacatacatatctACGTAATACATACTTACACGCTCGCACACATAcagacatacatacaaacagcCAGCGGCAGTTGCACGTGTGTGCGTAGGTAGGATGTTGTAGTTTGTCTTTCAGTTTAACTTTTCAGTCAGAATCGAGCGGTTGTCTTCTTCTGCCCAGCGTTACATATATCCAAtagatatacatatgtacgttTGTATATATGTGCGCGCGTGTGTTTGTGCATTTTTGCCAATGAAAATATAACGGTAGTGCATGAACAGccgtttttttgcaaaaagtaggtgtgttttttttgaaaggctgcttaaatttcccttttttttaaagccccCGTTGCCATGGTAATCGAAGTAATTTCCGTCCCAAAGATTCCCTTTTTTGCCCAGCGGAGCACCCCTCACAcagacacactcacacacacacacatagaacAGCTAGCCGACGAGGCATACAC
It contains:
- the LOC108067245 gene encoding uncharacterized protein KIAA1143 homolog isoform X1 yields the protein MSKRNQISYVKPQEPSFLRKLKEEIGYKEGPSIETKRQRLETDQEDYDSGEDSRPEREDELPQVVVLKPGDLSAEEAKTEKLLAAKELAEKRADLTQPIVFKQRVKQTNFEEDKSPSGSNKKSEKSGKKSEKSKSKKSKAASSKLSFNEDEEDETAED